The Musa acuminata AAA Group cultivar baxijiao chromosome BXJ2-2, Cavendish_Baxijiao_AAA, whole genome shotgun sequence genome has a segment encoding these proteins:
- the LOC103975889 gene encoding noroxomaritidine synthase-like: MDMSWLMDTKTFLQAYPDIGLAFVCFAFFFFFCYCYYDRICRSRSRIPVNWPVVGMLPALLVNLHRLHDWGTDVLREAGCSFWFRGPWFLGMNHLLTCDPANVHHVFGANFSNYPKGEAFLEIFDILGDGIFNSDEQSWKEQRTKAHSIMSGRRFRTFVADSARSKVEKGLLPLIHHIAQRGVAVDLQDVFLRLTFDTTCNLVFGVDPRCLSVEFPTIPFARAMDDAMAALLTRQTVPPAWWKLMRWLRVGEEKKLAMAWKEVDHFIAEHIAEKKRSGEANDDMLSAYINDNDDDNDRAMDGKRSTEFDKFLRDTAVNFMLAGRDTTGAALTWFFWLLSQNPMLEAKILKELEEATSLRKERPSSDELIVFGTDELGKMVYLHAALCESLRFFPPVPFEHKSVLQSEVLPSGHRVGQGTKILVSAYAMGRMEGVWGGDWAEVRPERWISEKGRMRYEPSYKFLAFNSGPRACLGKDVAFAQMKTVVAAMVYNFHVEVLRGPVAAPKLSIILQMKNGLMARIERRRDRK, translated from the coding sequence ATGGACATGAGTTGGCTGATGGATACGAAGACCTTCTTGCAAGCTTACCCTGACATCGGCTTAGCTTTCGTTTgcttcgccttcttcttcttcttctgttactGTTACTATGACCGAATCTGTCGTAGTAGGTCGAGAATCCCAGTGAATTGGCCAGTGGTCGGGATGCTCCCGGCGCTGCTCGTCAACCTCCACCGCCTCCACGACTGGGGCACCGACGTGCTTCGGGAGGCCGGCTGCAGCTTCTGGTTCCGCGGCCCCTGGTTCTTGGGCATGAACCATCTGTTGACGTGCGACCCCGCCAACGTGCACCATGTCTTCGGCGCCAACTTCTCCAACTACCCCAAGGGGGAGGCGTTCCTGGAGATCTTCGACATCCTCGGCGACGGCATCTTCAACTCCGACGAGCAGTCGTGGAAGGAGCAGAGGACGAAGGCCCATAGCATCATGAGCGGTCGAAGGTTCCGGACCTTCGTCGCGGATTCTGCTCGAAGCAAGGTGGAGAAGGGGCTGCTCCCTCTCATCCACCACATCGCACAGCGAGGGGTGGCGGTGGACCTGCAAGATGTCTTCTTGAGGCTGACCTTCGACACCACCTGTAACTTGGTTTTCGGCGTGGATCCGCGTTGCCTCTCGGTCGAGTTCCCTACGATCCCGTTTGCCAGGGCGATGGACGACGCCATGGCCGCTTTGCTTACCAGGCAGACGGTGCCGCCGGCTTGGTGGAAGCTGATGAGGTGGTTGAGGGTCGGCGAGGAGAAGAAGCTGGCGATGGCATGGAAAGAAGTGGACCATTTCATAGCCGAACACATAGCGGAGAAGAAGAGATCAGGTGAAGCGAATGACGATATGCTATCGGCTTATATCAACGATAATGACGACGATAACGATCGAGCTATGGATGGGAAGAGATCTACCGAGTTCGACAAGTTCCTCAGGGACACGGCCGTGAACTTTATGCTTGCGGGGAGGGACACAACCGGAGCAGCGCTCACATGGTTCTTTTGGCTGCTGTCGCAGAATCCCATGTTGGAAGCAAAGATTCTGAAGGAATTGGAGGAGGCGACGTCTCTACGAAAAGAAAGACCGAGCTCCGACGAGCTGATCGTGTTCGGCACCGACGAGCTCGGGAAGATGGTCTACTTGCACGCGGCATTGTGCGAGTCATTGAGGTTTTTTCCTCCGGTTCCTTTCGAGCACAAGAGCGTGCTGCAGAGTGAAGTCCTCCCGAGTGGCCACAGAGTCGGACAAGGGACAAAGATCTTGGTGTCGGCGTACGCCATGGGAAGGATGGAGGGAGTGTGGGGCGGTGATTGGGCGGAGGTCAGGCCAGAGAGGTGGATCTCGGAGAAGGGGAGGATGAGGTATGAGCCATCGTACAAGTTCCTAGCATTCAACTCAGGACCCAGGGCTTGTCTGGGGAAAGATGTGGCCTTCGCCCAGATGAAGACGGTGGTGGCTGCAATGGTGTACAACTTCCATGTGGAGGTGCTCCGAGGCCCTGTGGCTGCACCAAAGCTTTCCATCATCCTCCAGATGAAGAATGGCCTGATGGCGAGGATCGAGAGGAGGAGGGATCGCAAGTGA
- the LOC103975888 gene encoding protein PHOSPHATE STARVATION RESPONSE 2 isoform X2, with the protein MYTWKEMETRSALPMGKLNMEQLGDARSSGVMSSTLPVRPNNSGEKFPKIPDSQLVLMDREIRSNPLPSDYTPFVSDGGNVGPLFSSPSGLSSDLHFSSSLPHERHTNVTWCPETVQGIGNSKINDSLIVVSNDLSKQNEWWSDIMNVDWKDLLNDTTIAESQSKVVCPAAQSSPDISMHQLQSHRSVPCHAGEVCSITSPMSATTSTATKPRMRWTPELHELFIDAVNQLGGGEKATPKGVLNIMKVEGLTICHVKSHLQKYRTARYIPDSSEGMSEKRITQSEELPSLNLKTGIDFTEALRLQIEVQKRLHEQLEIQRSMQLRIEEQAKRLQVMIEKQRKSTMEKQHASSTPLEPTPHSTAEIELPEAGNSSSSIQRTEDSRQVGNKWKMPELETSNEKGTDAITGCPSTSKHIRVSNEDA; encoded by the exons ATGTATACATGGAAAGAAATGGAAACACGATCAGCTCTGCCAATGGGGAAGCTTAACATGGAGCAACTCGGTGATGCTAGAAGCTCTGGAGTTATGTCATCAACTCTACCTGTTAGACCAAACAACTCTGGAGAGAAGTTTCCTAAAATACCAGATTCCCAACTAGTTCTGATGGATAGGGAAATAAGAAGCAATCCTTTGCCTTCCGATTATACTCCTTTTGTCTCCGATGGTGGGAACGTTGGACCCTTGTTTTCATCACCTTCTGGACTTTCTTCAGATCTTCATTTTTCTTCAAGTCTCCCACATGAGAGGCATACCAATG TAACCTGGTGTCCAGAAACAGTTCAGGGCATCGGGAACAGTAAAATCAACGACAGCTTGATTGTGGTTTCCAATGATCTCAGTAAGCAAAATGAATGGTGGAGTGATATCATGAATGTAGATTGGAAGGATCTTCTTAATGACACAACTATTGCTGAATCTCAATCAAAG GTTGTCTGCCCAGCTGCTCAATCCTCTCCTGATATCTCAATGCACCAGCTGCAATCCCATCGATCTGTTCCATGTCATGCTGGTGAGGTTTGTTCTATCACTAGTCCAATGTCTGCTACCACTAGTACTGCAACCAAGCCACGCATGAGGTGGACTCCAGAGCTTCACGAACTATTCATAGATGCCGTCAACCAGCTTGGTGGTGGTGAAA AAGCTACTCCTAAAGGTGTATTGAATATCATGAAAGTGGAAGGATTGACAATATGCCATGTGAAAAGTCATCTACAG AAATACAGAACAGCTCGTTATATACCAGACTCATCAGAAG GAATGTCAGAAAAGAGGATCACTCAGAGTGAGGAATTACCTTCATTAAATCTGAAGAC AGGCATTGATTTCACTGAAGCATTGAGACTCCAGATAGAAGTTCAGAAACGCCTGCATGAACAACTTGAG ATTCAGAGAAGCatgcaactgagaattgaggagcAAGCGAAACGCCTGCAAGTAATGATCGAGAAGCAACGTAAGTCAACCATGGAAAAGCAGCATGCTTCTTCCACTCCATTAGAACCAACTCCTCATTCTACTGCTGAGATCGAGCTCCCAGAAGCAGGAAATAGCTCCAGTAGTATACAAAGAACAGAGGACTCTAGGCAAGTGGGTAACAAGTGGAAGATGCCTGAACTCGAGACTTCCAATGAGAAGGGAACAGATGCCATCACCGGTTGCCCTTCAACATCCAAGCACATAAGAGTGAGCAATGAGGACGCATGA
- the LOC103975888 gene encoding protein PHOSPHATE STARVATION RESPONSE 2 isoform X1, protein MYTWKEMETRSALPMGKLNMEQLGDARSSGVMSSTLPVRPNNSGEKFPKIPDSQLVLMDREIRSNPLPSDYTPFVSDGGNVGPLFSSPSGLSSDLHFSSSLPHERHTNGTPFANQLLNAGVSLSSTYSSNTGIFQVPNNNLPKDPTAVTWCPETVQGIGNSKINDSLIVVSNDLSKQNEWWSDIMNVDWKDLLNDTTIAESQSKVVCPAAQSSPDISMHQLQSHRSVPCHAGEVCSITSPMSATTSTATKPRMRWTPELHELFIDAVNQLGGGEKATPKGVLNIMKVEGLTICHVKSHLQKYRTARYIPDSSEGMSEKRITQSEELPSLNLKTGIDFTEALRLQIEVQKRLHEQLEIQRSMQLRIEEQAKRLQVMIEKQRKSTMEKQHASSTPLEPTPHSTAEIELPEAGNSSSSIQRTEDSRQVGNKWKMPELETSNEKGTDAITGCPSTSKHIRVSNEDA, encoded by the exons ATGTATACATGGAAAGAAATGGAAACACGATCAGCTCTGCCAATGGGGAAGCTTAACATGGAGCAACTCGGTGATGCTAGAAGCTCTGGAGTTATGTCATCAACTCTACCTGTTAGACCAAACAACTCTGGAGAGAAGTTTCCTAAAATACCAGATTCCCAACTAGTTCTGATGGATAGGGAAATAAGAAGCAATCCTTTGCCTTCCGATTATACTCCTTTTGTCTCCGATGGTGGGAACGTTGGACCCTTGTTTTCATCACCTTCTGGACTTTCTTCAGATCTTCATTTTTCTTCAAGTCTCCCACATGAGAGGCATACCAATGGTACTCCATTTGCTAATCAATTACTGAATGCTGGAGTTTCTTTGTCTTCAACCTATTCCTCAAATACTGGAATATTTCAAGTGCCAAATAATAATTTACCCAAAGATCCAACTGCAGTAACCTGGTGTCCAGAAACAGTTCAGGGCATCGGGAACAGTAAAATCAACGACAGCTTGATTGTGGTTTCCAATGATCTCAGTAAGCAAAATGAATGGTGGAGTGATATCATGAATGTAGATTGGAAGGATCTTCTTAATGACACAACTATTGCTGAATCTCAATCAAAG GTTGTCTGCCCAGCTGCTCAATCCTCTCCTGATATCTCAATGCACCAGCTGCAATCCCATCGATCTGTTCCATGTCATGCTGGTGAGGTTTGTTCTATCACTAGTCCAATGTCTGCTACCACTAGTACTGCAACCAAGCCACGCATGAGGTGGACTCCAGAGCTTCACGAACTATTCATAGATGCCGTCAACCAGCTTGGTGGTGGTGAAA AAGCTACTCCTAAAGGTGTATTGAATATCATGAAAGTGGAAGGATTGACAATATGCCATGTGAAAAGTCATCTACAG AAATACAGAACAGCTCGTTATATACCAGACTCATCAGAAG GAATGTCAGAAAAGAGGATCACTCAGAGTGAGGAATTACCTTCATTAAATCTGAAGAC AGGCATTGATTTCACTGAAGCATTGAGACTCCAGATAGAAGTTCAGAAACGCCTGCATGAACAACTTGAG ATTCAGAGAAGCatgcaactgagaattgaggagcAAGCGAAACGCCTGCAAGTAATGATCGAGAAGCAACGTAAGTCAACCATGGAAAAGCAGCATGCTTCTTCCACTCCATTAGAACCAACTCCTCATTCTACTGCTGAGATCGAGCTCCCAGAAGCAGGAAATAGCTCCAGTAGTATACAAAGAACAGAGGACTCTAGGCAAGTGGGTAACAAGTGGAAGATGCCTGAACTCGAGACTTCCAATGAGAAGGGAACAGATGCCATCACCGGTTGCCCTTCAACATCCAAGCACATAAGAGTGAGCAATGAGGACGCATGA
- the LOC103976349 gene encoding uncharacterized protein At4g13230-like has product MGIISLTGSMSKSFHLAASMARCNSRSPRFLAFAATRGLQGSAERNAKETHKNIKDASAEIKKTAENVREKINAAADQVVDQTIEAAGNVIDSVQGGRAKGVSQSAWGSAKETMQKIKDTVVGKAQESKQSIKDGAENTKRAMDAKH; this is encoded by the exons ATGGGCATCATTTCTCTCACTGGAAGCATGTCCAAGTCCTTCCACCTTGCAGCATCCATGGCCAGATGCAACTCCCGGAGCCCAAGATTCCTTGCATTTGCCGCAACGAGGGGTTTGCAG GGGAGTGCGGAAAGGAATGCTAAAGAGACTCACAAGAACATCAAGGACGCGAGTGCAGAGATCAAGAAGACAGCTGAGAACGTCAGGGAGAAAATTAATGCGGCTGCTGATCAG gTGGTTGACCAAACAATCGAGGCAGCTGGTAATGTGATCGACTCAGTTCAGGGAGGAAGAGCAAAGGGAGTCTCGCAGAGTGCGTGGGGGTCGGCCAAAGAAACCATGCAGAAGATAAAGGACACAGTCGTAGGAAAGGCTCAAGAGTCGAAGCAGAGCATCAAGGACGGCGCAGAGAACACCAAGCGCGCCATGGACGCCAAACACTAG
- the LOC135604992 gene encoding WAT1-related protein At5g07050-like has product MKSTEACAPYLGIVVVQLAYAGSNILCKLALEQGLSFLVFVVYRHLIALLILAPLAYVLERNRRPSLSFPLLVKVFILAMFGITIHQNVYYLGLGYTSPTVASALSNVIPALTFILTAILRMEKASLRSAKGRARIVGTIFCISGALVFTFWKGFLLEGFVKRPLIEMHAEGDVHHKEDWLKGSVLILTSYIAYTAWLILQAIICEVYPARLSLNTMICFFGSLQSSAVALVFERNAASWRLDWNLQLLTIIYCGTVISCLTYYLLTYCIGEKGPVFAATFIPLQLVIVGFLSAFIFAERLHIGSLIGVFIIIVGLYCVLWGKSRYSNE; this is encoded by the exons ATGAAATCCACGGAAGCTTGTGCTCCCTACCTTGGCATTGTTGTGGTCCAATTAGCATATGCAGGATCCAACATCCTCTGCAAGCTTGCATTAGAGCAGGGACTAAGCTTCCTCGTCTTCGTCGTGTACCGGCATCTCATCGCTTTGCTCATCTTGGCTCCTCTCGCTTATGTTCTCGAGAG GAACCGGAGGCCCTCCCTCTCATTTCCTCTGCTCGTGAAGGTCTTCATTCTGGCAATGTTTGGGATAACTATTCACCAAAATGTGTACTACCTCGGACTGGGTTACACTTCTCCTACCGTCGCCAGTGCCTTGAGCAATGTCATCCCAGCTCTCACCTTCATATTGACAGCTATCCTGAG GATGGAGAAGGCCAGCTTGAGGAGTGCCAAGGGGAGGGCAAGGATTGTGGGTACCATCTTTTGCATCAGTGGTGCCCTAGTTTTCACATTCTGGAAAGGCTTTCTGTTGGAAGGCTTTGTCAAGAGACCTTTGATTGAGATGCATGCCGAAGGTGATGTGCATCACAAAGAAGACTGGCTTAAAGGCTCTGTTCTTATCCTAACCAGCTACATCGCATACACTGCATGGCTTATTCTTCAG GCGATCATCTGTGAGGTCTATCCAGCCAGACTATCATTGAACACCATGATCTGCTTCTTTGGATCACTGCAATCTTCTGCAGTTGCACTCGTCTTCGAAAGAAATGCTGCATCATGGAGACTGGATTGGAACCTACAGCTCCTCACCATCATCTATTGC GGAACTGTGATCTCTTGCCTCACATACTACTTGCTGACGTATTGTATTGGTGAGAAGGGACCGGTCTTTGCCGCCACATTCATCCCACTGCAGCTGGTGATCGTAGGATTCCTCTCGGCCTTCATTTTCGCCGAACGACTTCATATTGGCAG CTTGATCGGGGTATTCATCATAATTGTGGGACTCTATTGCGTTCTCTGGGGAAAAAGCAGATACTCCAATGAGTAG